A genome region from Triticum aestivum cultivar Chinese Spring chromosome 2B, IWGSC CS RefSeq v2.1, whole genome shotgun sequence includes the following:
- the LOC123045645 gene encoding glutathione hydrolase 1 isoform X1, whose protein sequence is MAPGRLRWSATALVLLFLAAGAAAEAARREVVTSPHGAVAADDERCSRIGRDALRCGGTAVDAAVATSLCLGVVSPASSGIGGGAFMLVRLADGTAVIYDSRETAPLAATKDMYGGNDTLKARGALSIGVPGEIAGLYEAWKRHGKLPWKELVMPAAKLAWAFTVSPYLHMQMKATEAGILGNAGMRAVYASNGEILKVGDVCRNGKLARTLEAVAERGPAAFYSGPVADLLVKDVKEAGGIMTKEDLEKYQVKVRRPLSQSVMGLTVLSMPPPSAGGAGLMLVLNILAQYGVSGISGSLGIHRLVESLKHYMAVKMNLGDPDFVDVGAVVSDMLSPKFAAELKRTIYDNMTFSPQHYGGRWNILQDHGTSHLSIVDGERNAVSMTSTVNAYFGSLILSPSTGVLLNNEMDDFSMPANTTANTPPPAPNNFVAPLKRPLSSMCPTIVLKDGKLKAAVGASGGSMIPAGTIEVLLNHFAKNMDPLSSVMAPRVYHQLIPNEVQYENWTTVTGDVFLLDAATRGDLLKKGHALKPLAGGTISQLVVHNVEGRGDLTAVSDPRKGGVPAGY, encoded by the exons ATGGCCC CTGGACGCCTACGATGGTCGGCGACCGCGCTCGTCCTTCTCTTCCTTgccgccggagcggcggcggaggcTGCACGCAGGGAGGTTGTGACCTCGCCGCACGGCGCCGTGGCGGCCGACGACGAGCGGTGCTCCAGGATCGGGCGTGACGCGCTCCGCTGTGGCGGCACCGCCGTGGACGCCGCCGTCGCCACGTCGCTCTGCCTCGGCGTGGTCAGCCCCGCGTCCAGCGGCATCGGCGGGGGCGCGTTCATGCTGGTCAGGCTCGCCGACGGCACGGCCGTCATCTACGACTCCCGTGAGACCGCGCCGCTGGCCGCCACAAAG GACATGTACGGCGGCAATGACACGCTGAAAGCCAGGGGCGCGCTCTCCATCGGAGTCCCGGGTGAAATCGCGGGCCTCTACGAGGCATGGAAGCGCCACGGCAAGCTCCCATGGAAGGAACTGGTGATGCCGGCCGCGAAGCTCGCCTGGGCGTTCACGGTGTCGCCGTACCTCCACATGCAGATGAAAGCGACCGAAGCCGGCATCCTCGGCAACGCCGGGATGCGGGCCGTGTACGCCTCCAACGGGGAGATCCTCAAGGTCGGCGACGTGTGCCGCAACGGCAAGCTCGCGAGGACGCTCGAGGCCGTCGCGGAGAGAGGGCCGGCCGCGTTCTACAGTGGCCCGGTGGCGGACCTGCTGGTGAAGGACGTGAAGGAGGCCGGAGGGATCATGACCAAGGAGGATCTGGAGAAGTATCAGGTCAAGGTGCGCCGGCCGCTTTCGCAGAGTGTCATGGGGCTTACTGTGCTCAGCATGCCTCCTCCTTCTGCCGGCGGTGCGGGTCTCATGCTG GTTTTGAACATCCTGGCTCAGTATGGAGTTTCTGGTATTTCCGGCTCTCTTGGGATTCATCGCCTTGTTGAATCCTTGAAGCATTACATGGCAGTAAAGATGAATCTTGGAGATCCTGACTTTGTTGATGTTGGTGCGGTTGTTTCCGACATGCTCTCTCCCAAGTTTGCTGCTGAGCTGAAGAGAACGATTTACGATAATATGACATTTTCACCTCAACATTATGGTGGAAG GTGGAACATCCTTCAGGACCACGGGACCAGCCACCTATCCATCGTGGACGGCGAGAGGAACGCCGTCTCGATGACGAGCACTGTCAACGCCTACTTCGGATCCCTGATCCTGTCCCCGAGCACAGGCGTTCTGCTCAACAATGAGATGGACGACTTCTCCATGCCGGCGAACACCACCGCGAACACTCCGCCGCCGGCTCCCAACAACTTCGTGGCCCCTCTGAAGCGCCCCCTCTCCTCCATGTGTCCAACCATCGTTCTCAAG GATGGGAAGCTGAAGGCCGCGGTGGGCGCCAGCGGCGGGAGCATGATCCCTGCCGGGACGATCGAGGTGCTACTCAACCACTTCGCTAAGAACATGGATCCGTTATCCTCTGTCATGGCGCCGCGAGTTTATCACCAG CTGATCCCGAACGAGGTTCAGTACGAGAACTGGACGACGGTGACCGGCGACGTATTCTTGCTGGACGCCGCGACGAGAGGCGACCTGCTGAAGAAGGGCCACGCCCTGAAGCCGCTCGCCGGGGGAACCATAAGCCAGCTCGTGGTGCACAACGTCGAGGGCCGCGGGGACCTGACCGCCGTGAGCGATCCGAGGAAAGGCGGCGTCCCGGCGGGGTACTGA
- the LOC123045645 gene encoding glutathione hydrolase 1 isoform X2 produces MLVRLADGTAVIYDSRETAPLAATKDMYGGNDTLKARGALSIGVPGEIAGLYEAWKRHGKLPWKELVMPAAKLAWAFTVSPYLHMQMKATEAGILGNAGMRAVYASNGEILKVGDVCRNGKLARTLEAVAERGPAAFYSGPVADLLVKDVKEAGGIMTKEDLEKYQVKVRRPLSQSVMGLTVLSMPPPSAGGAGLMLVLNILAQYGVSGISGSLGIHRLVESLKHYMAVKMNLGDPDFVDVGAVVSDMLSPKFAAELKRTIYDNMTFSPQHYGGRWNILQDHGTSHLSIVDGERNAVSMTSTVNAYFGSLILSPSTGVLLNNEMDDFSMPANTTANTPPPAPNNFVAPLKRPLSSMCPTIVLKDGKLKAAVGASGGSMIPAGTIEVLLNHFAKNMDPLSSVMAPRVYHQLIPNEVQYENWTTVTGDVFLLDAATRGDLLKKGHALKPLAGGTISQLVVHNVEGRGDLTAVSDPRKGGVPAGY; encoded by the exons ATGCTGGTCAGGCTCGCCGACGGCACGGCCGTCATCTACGACTCCCGTGAGACCGCGCCGCTGGCCGCCACAAAG GACATGTACGGCGGCAATGACACGCTGAAAGCCAGGGGCGCGCTCTCCATCGGAGTCCCGGGTGAAATCGCGGGCCTCTACGAGGCATGGAAGCGCCACGGCAAGCTCCCATGGAAGGAACTGGTGATGCCGGCCGCGAAGCTCGCCTGGGCGTTCACGGTGTCGCCGTACCTCCACATGCAGATGAAAGCGACCGAAGCCGGCATCCTCGGCAACGCCGGGATGCGGGCCGTGTACGCCTCCAACGGGGAGATCCTCAAGGTCGGCGACGTGTGCCGCAACGGCAAGCTCGCGAGGACGCTCGAGGCCGTCGCGGAGAGAGGGCCGGCCGCGTTCTACAGTGGCCCGGTGGCGGACCTGCTGGTGAAGGACGTGAAGGAGGCCGGAGGGATCATGACCAAGGAGGATCTGGAGAAGTATCAGGTCAAGGTGCGCCGGCCGCTTTCGCAGAGTGTCATGGGGCTTACTGTGCTCAGCATGCCTCCTCCTTCTGCCGGCGGTGCGGGTCTCATGCTG GTTTTGAACATCCTGGCTCAGTATGGAGTTTCTGGTATTTCCGGCTCTCTTGGGATTCATCGCCTTGTTGAATCCTTGAAGCATTACATGGCAGTAAAGATGAATCTTGGAGATCCTGACTTTGTTGATGTTGGTGCGGTTGTTTCCGACATGCTCTCTCCCAAGTTTGCTGCTGAGCTGAAGAGAACGATTTACGATAATATGACATTTTCACCTCAACATTATGGTGGAAG GTGGAACATCCTTCAGGACCACGGGACCAGCCACCTATCCATCGTGGACGGCGAGAGGAACGCCGTCTCGATGACGAGCACTGTCAACGCCTACTTCGGATCCCTGATCCTGTCCCCGAGCACAGGCGTTCTGCTCAACAATGAGATGGACGACTTCTCCATGCCGGCGAACACCACCGCGAACACTCCGCCGCCGGCTCCCAACAACTTCGTGGCCCCTCTGAAGCGCCCCCTCTCCTCCATGTGTCCAACCATCGTTCTCAAG GATGGGAAGCTGAAGGCCGCGGTGGGCGCCAGCGGCGGGAGCATGATCCCTGCCGGGACGATCGAGGTGCTACTCAACCACTTCGCTAAGAACATGGATCCGTTATCCTCTGTCATGGCGCCGCGAGTTTATCACCAG CTGATCCCGAACGAGGTTCAGTACGAGAACTGGACGACGGTGACCGGCGACGTATTCTTGCTGGACGCCGCGACGAGAGGCGACCTGCTGAAGAAGGGCCACGCCCTGAAGCCGCTCGCCGGGGGAACCATAAGCCAGCTCGTGGTGCACAACGTCGAGGGCCGCGGGGACCTGACCGCCGTGAGCGATCCGAGGAAAGGCGGCGTCCCGGCGGGGTACTGA